TGATTACATCAATTTCAATAAATAACTTTAGAGGGATTAAAGAGCTTAACATAGAAAATTTTGGAGATATAAATGTATTTATAGGAAGAAATAATACTGGTAAGTCTTCTATTTTGGAAGCATTATACTTAACATCGCTCACGGATTCCTTGAAAGATCCTATTATTGGAAAAGATTCTATTGTAGGAGGAGATAAAATTTCCTATCTTTTAACTAGGAGAGAAACTTTTGAAACACTTGATAGGCCTAGATTAAGTAATATAAACAATCTTGATCCTAAATTATTAAGATATAATTATATAAACAAAATTTCTATCACTCTTAAGGAACAAAATAAAGAAATATCAATAAGAGAAAAAGACATAAGTGATTTATCATCTACATCTACAACTATGATTACCCCTTTAATATACTAGGAAAATCATTTAATGTAGAGGAATCATTACCGCAATCTTTGCCTATTTTATTCGAGTACGTTGATACCTCAAAGAGTTCGCTTCTTTATCCATCACAATATTAGCAGATGCAATCATCTATGGAATCCCTCTCTTTATAATTTCCGCGGTACTGCTCTTTATAGGTGGTGTAATTGAAGCTAGGAAAGGAAAAAGAAAAACCTTCAAGGACTTGAAATAAAGAACAGAAGAGAGAAGAAACATATGGAATAATAAAAGATTGTTTGTGGAGTTTCTTCAAGGTTAACCTTAAAACTACGTAATAGCCATAATAGTTATCTTCTCAGATAATAAGGAGATACACTAACTATTGGACGAATTACAACGAGAACCTCATGACTAAGTACGAGATAATATTTCCCGAAGTGCTGGATTACTAGTACGGGCGTCTTGAAGACAACATGACGGAAAGACGAGGCCGTATACAGTAGTTCTTAAAATCGTCTCCTTAAAAATAAATCAAAATTAATAAAAAGCTGTTCCATAATTTTAATCAATCGTGATATAAATTTATTCTCTATCTCATTTACAAAAATTAATGCAAGAAAAAGCTTGAAATCAACCATCTTAACCCTTAAAACAAGAACAAAGAGTACAAAAAATAGTTTTTGTATGTTTAGATTGCAGAAGAGTGAATTTTATGGGTATTATCACTATTCAGTATTGCCTAACTTTTCCACAAATGTTTTCTCTCATAAAGTTCAATTAACTTCTAAGTTTTAATTCATATTCTTTTCTGTTATCTAAAATAAAGATTTAGTAATATTTTCATGAATTGAATTTGAGAACTATTAAAGGCAAGATTTGTATTTATGCTTTATCACACTATACTGATTTCCTTATTATATTTAAAACAAGCAACACCATTCATAAGCTCAGGCTTCCTAACTCTGCATATTTGCATAACGTAAGGACAATAATCATGATAACCGCATCCTACCTTATTAGGAGGACCTATCTCCCTTACATTTAACCTACCTTTGCCAACAGTTAACACAGAACCTAAAATTTCAGCATAAGGATGAATCAAACTCTTCCTCCTACTTACCTCTATAACATCACCATAAATTAAATAAATAATATCACAAATAGACAAATATTCAGTGGAACTCATAAAAATCAAAAGTTTAGACTTTGTATATCTAACAGATTTTAACAACAACTTCAAAGCTTTGTCCTTCATCTGCTCTTCAATATTTTCCAGAAAATTCTCACTCAACACTACTTTAGTATCTCCAAAAAATATCTTCATTATTTCTAACTTAAATTTATTAAATTCAGAGAGATTACCTTTAATTTCTTCTAAAGGTAAAGAGAAAAAATTTAACCAAAAATCAACATTCTTTCCAGAGCCAAAAGTCTTATTATAAATATTCAAAATATCTTTCACCCTCAAATCCGAAAAAGAATTTATAAAATTAGAATCAATTACCCTTAAATTACGTAAAGACAAATTAGCAGTAACTTCGCCCTTATTTTTCCTCTTTCCATCTTTTAATTCCTTAATTACCTCATTCCTTACTTTGGAAATCCCATACTCTCCTATAACACAATTAACATTCTCTAAAAACCATGACATTTTACAAGCCTACCTCCAACATTTACATAATTAGGTTTAACTTCCCTACATTTCAAAGTAGAAAACCTACAATTATAAGAATAAGAACATCCCCTTTCATTAACCTTATTCTCATCAGATAAAGACTTAGAAACCAAATCAATAGTATAAGGATGAAAAGGATATTCTACAACGTTTTCACCCTCCTCCAAAATATCTCCCTTATATAAAACAACAACATAAGAAGACAGCCTGGAAATAACAGCAGGATCATTATCAAAAACTACGTAGTTAGAATTAATTATAGACTTCAAATCCAAAAGAGTATTAACAATAACACCCCTACCTATCTCACTCAAACCATATTCAATATCATCAATCAGAATGTATTCAGGATTAAGAAAAGAAGCCAAAACCAAAGCAACCTTCTTCAACCTCAAAGGAGTCAACTTAGAAGGATAAGAATAAAGAACATCCTCAGATTCTCCAATACTCTTAAGCAAATCCTTAGCCACTTCAACAGCTACGTCAGAAGAATAAACAGAATGACTAACAGCAATCTCAACAAAATGAGATGCAATATCATAAATAGGATCAAACATGTCAAAAGGATTATAAAGAACCGAAGAAACCTTAGTCCAAAAATCCTCCTTACTAATCTTCCTACCATGAAGAAGAATCTCTCCATCATATTTAATTAAATTGAAAGTAGACTTAATTATTAAATCCTTACCACTATCCCTTTCCCCTAAAATACCAGAATCCTCCCTAACAGACAAACAAAAACAATTTAACTTCCCCTTTATACTAACACACTTATACTCCAACATCACTTACTTAAAGAAATCAAAAGAATTAAAAGAATACCGCGGAAAATAGCAGGAGTTAAGAAAAGCCAATAATCAGGAAGAAGACCAGAAGCAGTAT
This genomic window from Acidianus manzaensis contains:
- a CDS encoding ABC transporter ATP-binding protein, with amino-acid sequence MSVREDSGILGERDSGKDLIIKSTFNLIKYDGEILLHGRKISKEDFWTKVSSVLYNPFDMFDPIYDIASHFVEIAVSHSVYSSDVAVEVAKDLLKSIGESEDVLYSYPSKLTPLRLKKVALVLASFLNPEYILIDDIEYGLSEIGRGVIVNTLLDLKSIINSNYVVFDNDPAVISRLSSYVVVLYKGDILEEGENVVEYPFHPYTIDLVSKSLSDENKVNERGCSYSYNCRFSTLKCREVKPNYVNVGGRLVKCHGF
- a CDS encoding AAA family ATPase, which translates into the protein MITSISINNFRGIKELNIENFGDINVFIGRNNTGKSSILEALYLTSLTDSLKDPIIGKDSIVGGDKISYLLTRRETFETLDRPRLSNINNLDPKLLRYNYINKISITLKEQNKEISIREKDISDLSSTSTTMITPLIY